A part of Citrifermentans bremense genomic DNA contains:
- a CDS encoding energy transducer TonB — protein sequence MDEVLAPLDEADQPIKPNRQFITGLAVSLALHLVCAVILVGLPGGGEQPRPQVTYVDLNSIATPRPAAPAAKPAAAEPELPEPDPAKAEPIPVPETPPAPPQQVEEKQPEAQPAPPQPAPAEERSATTFGMGLTKGYFKSLSDGDSLRPDVKAYYQEVLQGVNNKWWLEQKDQKVRTIVVNISVARNGEIVGSFILQSSGNMVYDRMVQKTLEASGPLPPLPATFHGEVFNAPIRLVPPLNLLAW from the coding sequence ATGGATGAAGTATTAGCGCCGCTTGACGAAGCGGACCAGCCGATAAAGCCGAACCGGCAGTTTATCACCGGCCTCGCGGTCTCTCTGGCACTGCACCTTGTCTGTGCCGTCATCCTCGTGGGCCTTCCCGGAGGGGGGGAACAACCCCGTCCGCAGGTCACCTACGTCGACCTGAACTCCATTGCGACACCGCGCCCGGCTGCTCCCGCGGCAAAGCCGGCTGCCGCCGAACCGGAACTCCCCGAACCCGATCCCGCCAAGGCCGAGCCGATACCGGTCCCCGAGACGCCCCCCGCACCGCCGCAGCAGGTCGAGGAAAAGCAGCCGGAGGCCCAGCCTGCCCCCCCGCAACCGGCCCCCGCCGAAGAGAGGTCCGCGACCACTTTCGGGATGGGACTCACCAAGGGGTACTTCAAGAGCTTAAGCGACGGCGATTCGCTGCGCCCCGATGTTAAGGCGTACTACCAGGAGGTTTTGCAGGGAGTCAACAACAAGTGGTGGCTGGAGCAGAAGGATCAGAAGGTGCGGACCATCGTGGTCAACATAAGCGTGGCGAGAAACGGCGAAATCGTGGGGAGCTTCATCCTGCAGAGTTCGGGGAACATGGTCTACGACCGGATGGTGCAGAAAACCCTGGAGGCCTCGGGTCCCCTGCCGCCGCTTCCCGCAACCTTCCATGGCGAGGTATTCAACGCCCCCATCCGCCTGGTCCCACCGCTGAACCTGTTGGCCTGGTAG
- a CDS encoding tetratricopeptide repeat protein, giving the protein MATKKEKILESAQRFVLKGQIDKAIKDYQQVVALDPSDVRYRQRLAELLVRDRRKEEAIQQYEVIGKHYADNSYFLKAIAIYKQIQRLSPGDTAVTLTIASLNHQQGLVGNALAEYGQVAAQYEKEGALKEALQVVEKMLDVDAEHCATRLKHAELLFATGAKEESCQSLEQLAASLRARGHAADAEVVGFRLQQLFPDRGREVTSTGHEHRDDTAPGAIESLESHDIPGTDADAPAPWESEGEPEAIEELPDPFNQPLPAAELEQSPPVGSWEPEPDLAAAPAEEAPALASWEEEIELDLDDDLPLAPAPEASSPDLEAASPAITSAPELVQPEAPEGVDLQLDFSLELDFDEVVQSLEEEPLEQEAAPVVELDAEAVPELALPQELGVALPWEELPESDALAESEELPELEDLPEPDNLPPAAEPWLSETQDWDAPLEAVQDEVPVLSQRQRGWEEIYPESEDVPEAELDIQELESHYDLGIGYKEMGMYGGAIKEFDIAARNPQRRLDCLTLQAICYREKGEPDRAEDLLRRGLALEVISQPERLCISYELAVLLEHSGATDEAIELYREVIGADPGYHDASRRLSALSGEEHLDIIELEMEEG; this is encoded by the coding sequence GTGGCTACGAAAAAAGAAAAAATCCTCGAAAGCGCCCAGCGCTTCGTTCTTAAAGGACAAATCGACAAGGCGATTAAGGATTACCAGCAAGTGGTGGCCCTGGATCCCTCCGATGTCCGTTACCGCCAACGGCTGGCCGAGCTCCTGGTGCGGGATCGCCGCAAGGAAGAGGCGATCCAACAGTATGAGGTTATCGGCAAGCACTACGCCGATAATTCCTATTTCCTTAAAGCCATTGCCATCTACAAGCAGATCCAGCGTCTCTCTCCCGGCGACACCGCGGTGACGCTCACAATAGCCTCCTTGAACCACCAACAGGGGCTGGTGGGGAATGCGCTCGCCGAATACGGCCAGGTCGCGGCGCAATACGAAAAGGAAGGCGCCCTCAAAGAGGCGCTCCAGGTGGTGGAAAAGATGCTGGACGTGGATGCCGAGCACTGCGCCACCCGCCTCAAACACGCCGAGCTCCTCTTCGCTACCGGCGCCAAGGAAGAGTCCTGCCAGTCCCTGGAGCAGCTCGCCGCCTCGCTGCGCGCACGCGGTCACGCAGCGGATGCCGAGGTGGTGGGGTTCCGCCTGCAGCAGCTTTTCCCGGACAGGGGAAGGGAAGTCACCTCCACCGGACATGAACATCGCGACGACACAGCTCCGGGCGCCATCGAGTCGTTGGAATCCCACGACATCCCCGGCACGGATGCGGATGCCCCCGCCCCCTGGGAGAGCGAGGGCGAGCCGGAAGCGATCGAAGAACTCCCGGATCCTTTCAATCAGCCCCTGCCGGCAGCCGAACTGGAGCAGTCCCCCCCGGTAGGCTCCTGGGAGCCGGAGCCGGATCTCGCCGCCGCACCTGCCGAGGAAGCTCCCGCGCTCGCCTCCTGGGAAGAGGAGATCGAGCTCGACCTGGACGACGATCTCCCGCTGGCGCCCGCCCCGGAGGCGAGTTCCCCGGACCTTGAGGCCGCGTCTCCGGCGATAACCTCCGCCCCTGAACTGGTGCAGCCTGAGGCGCCGGAGGGCGTCGACCTGCAGCTCGATTTTTCCCTGGAACTCGATTTCGACGAGGTGGTGCAGTCGCTGGAGGAGGAGCCGCTGGAGCAGGAAGCTGCCCCGGTGGTCGAGCTGGATGCCGAGGCGGTGCCTGAACTCGCCCTGCCGCAGGAGCTGGGCGTGGCTCTCCCCTGGGAGGAACTGCCGGAGTCGGACGCGCTTGCCGAATCGGAGGAGCTGCCCGAGTTGGAAGACCTCCCTGAACCGGACAACCTGCCCCCGGCGGCAGAGCCGTGGCTTTCGGAGACGCAGGATTGGGACGCCCCGCTGGAGGCGGTGCAGGATGAGGTGCCCGTCCTCTCGCAGCGGCAGCGCGGATGGGAGGAGATCTATCCGGAGAGCGAGGATGTCCCGGAGGCTGAGCTGGACATCCAGGAGCTTGAGTCGCACTACGATCTGGGGATCGGCTACAAAGAGATGGGGATGTACGGCGGAGCCATCAAGGAGTTCGATATCGCCGCGCGCAACCCCCAACGGCGGCTGGACTGCCTTACGCTTCAGGCCATCTGCTATCGCGAGAAGGGGGAGCCCGACCGGGCCGAGGACCTTTTGCGCCGCGGCCTGGCCCTGGAGGTGATCTCCCAGCCCGAGCGGCTCTGCATCTCCTACGAGCTGGCCGTACTGCTGGAGCATTCGGGCGCGACGGACGAGGCGATAGAGTTGTACCGGGAGGTAATCGGCGCTGACCCCGGGTATCACGACGCCTCCCGGAGGCTCTCCGCCCTTTCCGGCGAAGAGCACCTGGACATCATCGAACTGGAAATGGAAGAGGGGTAG
- a CDS encoding transglutaminase family protein, with translation MAKLKIEKLLNLLAGCIALLGYLPLQPYLDPLPSYFFPASLMIAFYLQRSGRALPARLLTPLSIALFLYYAVGFSMDRLVPVTGDLLVLFLAVRLLGERSGRHYLQAFALSLFCLAASSLYEISAIFLLYLLLLLLLLAVSLVLLTFHAQDPAISLTPEQGKRVLSVSLFIPVASLPILLVLFVLLPRTQYPLWHFLNGAAGKKTGLSDSVQPGETASVTEVKGAVLRAVTGKLPEEKLYWRGIVLNGFRGNSWVRLPVPEELPPVQRGSAVVQEIYPERSQNSYLLALNTPRSITGVRHDEANDAVFISRRPLDRKVKYVAASVLGGALEVKRGIDRDFYLQLPATLPERMLAKGRELARAGLDPRERMRLLEGFFRNQRITYANTDLPVGPQPLDSFLFDKRRGNCEYFASSYATLLRLAGIPSRLVGGYRGGSYNDMGGYYLVTEDMAHVWVEAYLDGAGWQTVDPSAWAVGAARRGAAARGLSMYVDAVSFYWDKAVVSYDLDKQIALVRRAGNKARDLRLPDGFVRGAMALLFLALPAAGIGYWLRKRPASREERVLRSMLRAARKRYPGEVSGEEGLFELSARLGDPRIREFTAIYGAAVYRDRPLRREELARLKEIVRELRQHDP, from the coding sequence ATGGCCAAGCTGAAGATTGAAAAGCTGCTGAACCTCCTTGCCGGCTGCATCGCGCTTCTGGGGTACCTGCCGCTGCAGCCGTACCTTGACCCGCTGCCGAGCTACTTCTTCCCGGCATCGCTCATGATCGCCTTTTACCTGCAGCGAAGCGGCCGAGCGCTGCCGGCGCGCCTGCTCACCCCGCTCTCCATCGCGCTCTTTCTCTACTACGCCGTCGGATTCAGCATGGACCGCCTGGTCCCGGTGACCGGGGACCTCCTGGTGCTCTTTCTCGCCGTCAGGCTTTTGGGGGAGAGAAGCGGCAGGCATTACCTGCAGGCCTTCGCGCTGTCGCTCTTTTGCCTGGCCGCCTCGTCGCTCTACGAGATTTCCGCCATCTTCTTGCTGTACCTGCTGCTTCTGCTGCTCCTTTTGGCCGTGTCGCTCGTGCTCCTCACCTTCCACGCCCAGGACCCCGCCATCTCCCTTACCCCCGAGCAGGGGAAAAGGGTGCTTTCCGTATCGCTCTTTATCCCCGTGGCGTCGCTTCCCATCCTGCTCGTGCTCTTCGTGCTCTTGCCGAGGACCCAGTACCCCCTTTGGCACTTCCTGAACGGCGCGGCAGGGAAGAAGACCGGTCTCTCCGACAGCGTACAACCGGGGGAGACGGCGAGCGTGACCGAAGTGAAAGGAGCAGTGCTGAGGGCGGTCACCGGGAAACTTCCGGAGGAGAAGCTCTACTGGCGCGGCATCGTGCTGAACGGTTTTCGCGGCAACTCCTGGGTGAGGCTACCGGTCCCCGAGGAGCTACCCCCGGTCCAGCGCGGGAGCGCGGTGGTGCAGGAGATCTACCCGGAACGTTCGCAAAACTCCTACCTCCTCGCCCTGAACACCCCCCGCAGCATCACCGGGGTGCGCCACGACGAGGCCAACGACGCCGTCTTCATCTCCCGCCGACCTCTGGACCGGAAGGTGAAGTACGTCGCGGCCTCGGTTTTGGGGGGCGCCCTGGAGGTGAAGAGAGGGATCGACCGCGACTTCTACCTGCAGCTTCCGGCGACGCTCCCAGAGCGCATGCTCGCCAAAGGGCGGGAGCTTGCCCGCGCCGGGCTCGACCCCCGGGAGCGGATGAGGCTTTTGGAGGGGTTCTTCCGCAACCAGAGGATCACCTATGCGAACACGGACCTCCCGGTCGGGCCCCAGCCGCTGGACTCCTTCCTCTTCGATAAAAGGCGGGGCAACTGTGAATACTTCGCCTCCTCCTACGCCACGCTGCTGAGACTTGCAGGCATCCCGTCGCGGCTGGTGGGGGGGTATCGAGGCGGCAGCTACAACGACATGGGGGGGTACTACCTGGTCACCGAGGACATGGCGCACGTCTGGGTCGAGGCTTACCTCGACGGGGCAGGGTGGCAGACGGTCGATCCCAGCGCCTGGGCGGTAGGTGCTGCAAGGCGCGGCGCCGCTGCCAGGGGGCTGTCGATGTACGTCGACGCGGTGAGCTTCTACTGGGACAAGGCGGTGGTAAGCTACGACCTCGACAAGCAGATCGCGCTGGTCAGGCGGGCGGGGAACAAGGCACGCGACCTGCGGCTTCCCGACGGCTTCGTGCGCGGGGCGATGGCCCTGCTGTTCCTGGCGCTGCCGGCCGCGGGGATCGGTTACTGGCTCAGGAAACGGCCGGCAAGCCGTGAGGAGAGGGTGCTGAGGAGCATGCTGAGGGCCGCGCGGAAGCGCTACCCCGGGGAGGTGAGCGGGGAGGAGGGGCTCTTCGAGCTGTCGGCGCGGCTGGGCGATCCCAGGATCCGGGAGTTCACAGCCATCTATGGCGCCGCCGTCTACCGCGACCGCCCGCTGCGCAGGGAAGAGCTCGCACGGTTGAAGGAAATCGTGCGGGAACTGCGTCAGCATGATCCTTGA
- a CDS encoding DUF58 domain-containing protein: MLGFMAVTGVLGWLNLRGLSAQVQLPDEVYAGTTTAVSVRLENRKKILPSFLIDVALSSGSVWFLMLPPRRPESESLFLTFSSRGKRSLPCATISSRFPVNFFIRYTRLDLPATFTVFPAPRPLGLFLQGGKPDTGEAVAAAAPGYEGDLAKISDYRGGEPLKLIHWRLSAKHEVFKVKELSATAGEPLTLDLERVPGRDLEQRLSACSYLVNRLVKGGRQVGLRLGEKVIAPAAPTRAHRLKLLGELALYGQAED; this comes from the coding sequence ATGCTCGGCTTCATGGCGGTGACCGGTGTCCTGGGGTGGCTGAACCTCCGGGGGCTCTCCGCGCAGGTCCAGCTTCCCGACGAGGTCTACGCCGGCACCACCACCGCCGTCTCGGTGCGCCTGGAGAACCGCAAGAAAATCCTTCCCTCCTTCCTCATAGACGTCGCGCTCTCGTCCGGCTCGGTCTGGTTTCTCATGCTCCCGCCGCGCCGTCCAGAGTCGGAGTCGCTTTTTCTCACCTTTTCCTCCCGCGGCAAAAGAAGCCTCCCCTGTGCCACGATCAGCTCCCGTTTCCCGGTCAATTTCTTCATCCGCTACACCCGACTCGACCTTCCCGCGACCTTCACCGTCTTCCCTGCGCCGCGACCTCTCGGGCTTTTCTTGCAGGGTGGGAAGCCGGACACGGGGGAGGCGGTCGCCGCTGCTGCCCCCGGCTACGAGGGGGATCTCGCCAAGATCTCGGACTACCGGGGAGGGGAACCGCTCAAACTGATCCACTGGCGCCTCTCCGCCAAGCACGAGGTGTTCAAGGTGAAGGAGCTTTCGGCGACGGCGGGGGAGCCGCTCACACTGGACTTGGAGCGCGTTCCCGGCCGCGACCTGGAGCAGCGCCTCAGCGCCTGCTCCTACCTGGTGAACCGCCTGGTGAAGGGGGGGCGCCAGGTAGGGCTCAGGCTGGGGGAGAAGGTGATCGCGCCGGCTGCCCCTACCCGCGCGCACCGGCTCAAACTCCTGGGAGAACTTGCCCTTTATGGCCAAGCTGAAGATTGA
- a CDS encoding AAA family ATPase produces MNRVLEELSSQHLKGKVRALRLSLMALLTGGHILLEDIPGLGKTTMALAFAGSLGLSFGRVQCTSDLLPSDITGLSVFDRESGRFNFIKGPVFNNIVLVDEINRAMPKTQSALLEAMEERRVTVEGVTYQLPEPFLVLATQNPVEQVGTYPLPESQMDRFLIKTGIGYPPEEIEKGILRQGSIRDDILHIPSLVTHEELVEAIRAVKERVYVGEKVTDYVYAIIKATRNHPLIQAGLSTRGGIGMVDAAKAAAYLNGRDFVAPEDVRDVAHAVCPHRLIFRPEHEGVDKEQILNAILKEIPLPLT; encoded by the coding sequence ATGAACAGGGTGCTGGAGGAGCTTTCCAGCCAGCACCTGAAGGGGAAGGTCAGGGCGCTGAGGCTGAGCCTGATGGCGCTTCTGACTGGCGGTCACATCCTTTTGGAGGACATCCCTGGGCTCGGGAAGACCACCATGGCGCTCGCCTTCGCCGGGTCACTCGGCCTTTCCTTTGGCCGGGTTCAGTGCACCAGCGACCTGCTTCCCTCGGACATCACAGGGCTCTCGGTCTTCGACAGGGAGAGCGGGCGTTTCAACTTCATCAAGGGCCCCGTCTTCAACAACATCGTGCTGGTGGACGAGATCAACCGTGCCATGCCCAAGACGCAGAGCGCGCTTCTGGAGGCGATGGAGGAGCGCCGGGTGACGGTGGAAGGGGTGACCTACCAGCTCCCCGAACCGTTCCTGGTCCTCGCCACCCAGAATCCGGTGGAGCAGGTCGGCACCTACCCCCTTCCCGAATCGCAGATGGACCGCTTCCTGATCAAGACCGGCATCGGCTACCCCCCCGAGGAGATCGAGAAGGGGATCCTGAGGCAGGGGAGCATCAGGGACGATATCCTCCATATCCCCTCCCTGGTGACGCACGAGGAACTGGTCGAGGCTATACGCGCGGTCAAAGAGCGCGTCTACGTAGGTGAGAAGGTGACCGACTACGTCTACGCCATCATCAAGGCGACCCGCAATCATCCCCTGATCCAGGCCGGCCTCTCCACCCGCGGCGGCATCGGGATGGTCGACGCAGCCAAGGCAGCGGCCTACCTTAACGGCCGGGACTTCGTGGCGCCGGAGGATGTACGGGACGTGGCGCACGCGGTATGCCCGCACCGCCTCATTTTCCGCCCCGAGCATGAAGGGGTGGACAAGGAGCAGATATTAAACGCCATCCTGAAAGAGATACCGCTCCCCCTCACATAA
- a CDS encoding 7-carboxy-7-deazaguanine synthase QueE has product MSKALCAPLVECFSSIQGEGVLVGLRQVFLRLAGCNLNCSFCDTPGMSETPDECLLELTPGRRDFFKVPNPVGLERVATLLESWTAGWPGIHHSISVTGGEPLLYAAELKEWLPVLRGLLPVYLETNGSLPDALAPLMPYLDYIGMDFKLPSTSGCADLWDAHRTFLETAAETSVFVKIVVDQSTEDWEIERSCRMILDVNPAIPLILQPMTLGNGTVALPALRMLELQELCSGLNEVRVIPQTHKFMGQL; this is encoded by the coding sequence ATGAGTAAGGCTCTTTGCGCCCCCCTGGTGGAGTGCTTTTCCTCGATCCAGGGGGAGGGGGTCCTGGTCGGCCTGCGCCAGGTATTCTTGAGGCTTGCCGGCTGCAACCTGAACTGCTCCTTTTGCGATACCCCCGGCATGAGCGAAACGCCCGACGAGTGCCTGCTGGAGCTCACCCCGGGGCGACGCGACTTCTTCAAGGTGCCGAACCCGGTAGGCCTTGAGCGGGTTGCGACGCTCCTGGAGAGCTGGACCGCGGGGTGGCCTGGCATCCACCACTCCATCAGCGTCACCGGCGGGGAGCCGCTGCTTTACGCCGCAGAACTCAAGGAGTGGCTCCCGGTGCTGAGAGGCCTGCTTCCGGTTTATCTTGAGACCAACGGGTCCCTTCCCGACGCGCTCGCTCCGCTCATGCCGTACCTCGACTACATCGGGATGGACTTCAAGCTGCCGTCCACCTCCGGCTGCGCCGATCTCTGGGACGCGCACCGCACCTTCCTGGAGACGGCGGCCGAGACCAGCGTCTTCGTGAAGATCGTCGTCGACCAGAGCACCGAGGATTGGGAGATCGAACGCTCCTGCCGGATGATCCTGGACGTGAACCCCGCCATTCCCCTCATCCTGCAGCCGATGACGCTGGGAAACGGCACCGTCGCGCTCCCCGCGCTGAGGATGCTGGAGCTTCAGGAACTCTGCTCGGGGCTGAACGAGGTCCGGGTCATTCCCCAGACGCACAAGTTCATGGGGCAGCTGTAG
- the queD gene encoding 6-carboxytetrahydropterin synthase QueD, which translates to MFRLTIHTAFAAAHNLINYQGDCENLHGHNWKVEVSVTTNELDKAGLGIDFKILKRETNALLKTLDHKYLNELPPFSEVSPSSENIARYLYHELIKILGSDKVKVEMVTVWESDFAAASYYE; encoded by the coding sequence ATGTTTCGTCTCACCATTCACACTGCCTTCGCTGCAGCCCACAACCTGATCAACTACCAGGGGGACTGCGAGAACCTGCATGGCCACAACTGGAAGGTCGAAGTCTCGGTAACGACCAACGAGCTGGACAAGGCCGGCCTCGGCATCGACTTCAAGATCCTCAAGCGGGAGACCAACGCCCTCTTGAAGACCCTGGACCACAAGTACCTGAACGAGCTTCCCCCATTCTCGGAGGTATCTCCCTCTTCCGAGAACATCGCGCGCTACCTTTATCATGAGCTGATCAAGATCCTTGGCAGCGACAAGGTCAAGGTGGAGATGGTCACCGTGTGGGAGTCGGATTTCGCCGCCGCGAGCTACTATGAGTAA
- a CDS encoding L-threonylcarbamoyladenylate synthase has product MLLEINPDNPQPRLVAKVVEILKNGGVVAYPTDTTYGIGCSIFSKKGIERIYQVKQRDRKKPFSFICSDISEISRYARVSNYAFKQLRRLLPGPYTFVLEANSVVPDLVTTKQRTVGIRMPDNNICLAIVKELGHPIVTTSANLSGEDPIGNPWQVEHELGKLLDLVVDGGDLSADVSSVVSLIGDSPEILRKGVGDVSWCE; this is encoded by the coding sequence ATGCTCCTGGAAATAAATCCCGACAACCCGCAGCCGCGGCTGGTAGCCAAGGTGGTGGAGATACTGAAAAACGGAGGGGTGGTCGCCTACCCGACCGACACCACCTACGGCATCGGCTGCAGCATCTTCAGCAAGAAGGGAATCGAGCGCATCTACCAGGTCAAGCAGCGCGACCGCAAGAAGCCCTTCTCCTTCATCTGCTCGGACATATCCGAGATCTCGCGCTACGCCAGGGTCTCCAACTACGCCTTCAAGCAGCTGCGCCGGCTGCTTCCCGGCCCGTACACCTTCGTCCTGGAGGCGAACAGCGTGGTGCCGGACCTGGTAACGACCAAGCAGAGGACGGTTGGCATCCGCATGCCCGACAACAACATCTGTCTCGCCATCGTGAAGGAGCTGGGCCACCCCATCGTCACCACCAGCGCCAACCTCTCCGGCGAGGACCCCATCGGCAATCCCTGGCAGGTCGAACACGAGCTGGGCAAACTCCTGGATCTCGTGGTCGACGGCGGCGACCTCTCCGCCGACGTGAGCTCCGTGGTGAGCCTCATAGGCGACTCCCCCGAAATCCTCCGGAAGGGGGTAGGGGACGTGAGCTGGTGCGAATGA
- the rnk gene encoding nucleoside diphosphate kinase regulator, which yields MKNTRNAQRHVVITDFDLERLEALIDKVRSTQTRDSKNLQELGEELVRAEVVDPAGIPPDVITMNSRVCLQDLDSKEELIYTLVFPNEADLASGRISILAPVGTAMIGFRTGDRITWPVPGGMKNLKVKKILYQPEAAGDYHL from the coding sequence ATGAAAAACACGCGCAACGCGCAACGCCACGTAGTCATCACCGACTTTGACCTGGAGCGTTTGGAGGCCTTGATCGACAAAGTGCGCTCCACCCAGACGCGAGACAGCAAGAACCTGCAAGAGCTGGGAGAGGAACTGGTTCGGGCCGAGGTGGTCGATCCGGCGGGCATCCCACCGGATGTGATCACCATGAATTCGAGGGTTTGCCTGCAGGATCTCGATTCCAAGGAAGAGTTGATTTACACGCTGGTCTTTCCCAACGAGGCTGACCTGGCCAGCGGCAGGATCTCGATCCTGGCGCCGGTCGGCACCGCCATGATAGGCTTCAGGACCGGCGACCGCATCACCTGGCCTGTCCCCGGAGGGATGAAGAACCTGAAGGTGAAGAAGATCCTCTACCAGCCTGAAGCGGCCGGGGATTACCATCTTTAG
- a CDS encoding rod shape-determining protein: MDVGTATTRIAAGSRLMEQPSMIDGKRALRGGVVVDAEAASHILKPLLDSAKVCGIVKPCVLACAPSDARYEERQSLVDAIMRSGAASAEVIPEPLAAAIGAGIDVSSPYARMVVDIGEGVTDCAIISSSEIRACCAVRTGCARMRSAIVKDLGCSGYGDEFADHLMRRCGLDRSPEEIGSITVAASIELVLEEIACKLSSFVRDLPAEMGCDVIDSGICLTGGGALIPGVRRFLEERIGISISVADNPRHSVVEGARAILPVMLMLNRWD, encoded by the coding sequence TTGGATGTCGGCACCGCAACCACGCGCATCGCTGCAGGTAGCCGGTTGATGGAGCAACCGTCGATGATCGATGGGAAAAGGGCTCTGCGCGGGGGGGTGGTGGTAGACGCTGAGGCAGCATCGCATATCCTGAAGCCGCTACTGGACAGTGCCAAGGTCTGCGGCATCGTCAAACCCTGTGTACTGGCCTGTGCTCCAAGCGATGCTCGATATGAAGAGCGACAGTCGCTGGTCGACGCGATCATGAGGTCCGGGGCGGCATCGGCCGAGGTGATTCCTGAGCCGCTGGCTGCCGCGATCGGCGCGGGGATCGACGTATCGTCACCCTACGCCAGGATGGTGGTGGATATAGGTGAAGGCGTGACCGATTGCGCGATCATCAGTTCCAGCGAAATCCGTGCTTGCTGCGCGGTCAGGACCGGGTGCGCCCGTATGCGCTCGGCCATCGTGAAAGACCTGGGCTGCAGCGGGTACGGCGACGAATTTGCCGACCACCTGATGCGCCGCTGCGGCCTGGACCGTTCCCCGGAAGAGATCGGGAGCATCACTGTCGCGGCCTCGATAGAACTGGTGCTGGAAGAGATCGCCTGCAAGCTCTCTTCTTTCGTGCGCGATCTACCCGCCGAGATGGGATGCGATGTCATCGACTCGGGGATCTGCCTAACCGGGGGCGGCGCTCTCATACCCGGGGTACGGCGCTTTCTCGAAGAGCGGATCGGCATCAGCATCTCTGTCGCCGACAACCCGCGACACTCCGTAGTCGAGGGGGCTCGGGCGATACTGCCGGTCATGCTGATGCTGAACCGTTGGGACTGA
- a CDS encoding aminopeptidase: MKDPRLRQFAEVLVDYSARVQKGDVVLISCAGTEGAPLVKELYALCLERGAKYVEYEFTIPDINRYFYNLASAEQLSYFPQHKLDFMKQADVYIGLTAADNSMVMAKAKQSSMIAWSKVVRPIIDQRVKHTRWVITRYPTQSAAQEARMSLDEYEDYLFAACCMDWEEESRKQDALKACVDAADRVRIKASDTDLSFSIKGLPGIKCDGRLNIPDGEVFTAPVRNSVQGYITYNCPTVYQGKEFNNIRLEFENGRIVRANSPGMDEELNRILDTDDGARYVGEFAIGVNPKITVPMRNILFDEKIFGSIHFTPGQAYDECDNGNRSAVHWDMVKILAGDGELWFDDILIQKDGLFVHEPLLGLNPEV, translated from the coding sequence ATGAAAGATCCACGCTTAAGACAATTCGCTGAAGTCCTGGTCGACTACTCCGCTCGCGTCCAGAAGGGGGACGTGGTGCTCATCTCCTGCGCCGGCACCGAAGGCGCGCCCTTGGTCAAGGAACTCTACGCGCTCTGCCTGGAGCGGGGCGCAAAGTACGTCGAATACGAGTTCACCATCCCCGACATCAACCGCTACTTCTACAACCTCGCCAGCGCCGAGCAGCTCTCCTACTTCCCGCAGCACAAGCTCGATTTCATGAAGCAGGCCGACGTCTACATCGGGCTCACCGCGGCGGACAACTCGATGGTGATGGCCAAGGCGAAGCAGTCCAGCATGATCGCCTGGTCCAAGGTGGTGCGACCCATCATCGACCAGCGCGTAAAGCACACCCGCTGGGTGATCACCCGCTATCCGACCCAGTCGGCGGCCCAGGAAGCGCGCATGAGCCTGGACGAGTACGAGGATTACCTCTTCGCGGCCTGCTGCATGGACTGGGAGGAGGAATCGCGGAAGCAGGACGCGCTGAAGGCGTGCGTCGACGCGGCGGACCGGGTGCGCATCAAGGCATCGGACACCGATCTCTCCTTCAGCATCAAGGGGCTCCCCGGCATCAAGTGCGACGGGCGCCTCAACATCCCCGACGGTGAGGTCTTCACCGCGCCGGTGCGTAACTCGGTGCAGGGGTACATCACCTACAACTGCCCCACCGTCTACCAGGGGAAGGAATTCAACAACATCCGCCTCGAATTCGAGAACGGCCGCATCGTGCGCGCCAACTCGCCGGGGATGGACGAGGAGCTGAACCGCATCCTCGATACCGACGACGGAGCGCGCTACGTGGGGGAATTCGCCATCGGAGTCAACCCGAAGATCACGGTGCCGATGCGCAACATCCTCTTCGACGAGAAGATTTTCGGCTCCATCCACTTCACCCCGGGGCAGGCCTACGACGAGTGCGACAACGGCAACCGCTCCGCGGTCCATTGGGACATGGTCAAGATACTGGCGGGCGACGGCGAACTGTGGTTCGACGATATCCTGATCCAGAAGGACGGACTCTTCGTCCACGAGCCCCTGCTCGGTCTCAACCCGGAGGTTTAG